A genome region from Trichoderma asperellum chromosome 7, complete sequence includes the following:
- a CDS encoding uncharacterized protein (EggNog:ENOG41), translating into MSEFIIKDEDLSSLKGKVVVLTGGSSGIGLATVKLLLSLGASVVSGDINPPAASESTETPAFLFVKTNVASWDDLTALFKKTKQHFGRIDCVFANAGIGPRANYLALETDDQGNLKEPSHELMEVGLRGLINTTSLAVHYIKDQPEGGSIVLMGSSTGLQPLRAVDYSAAKHGVLGFGRGFARIADVAGLPIRINTLMPSWTTSNVLPDLEGLMRGISHVPQPALVVARAAAYLMADASRQGDVIYVADGKYKEIEKTVLFPAYETIKGEGNPTDDEVLKRLLELPAN; encoded by the exons ATGTCTGAATTTATCATCAAGGACGAGGATTTGAGCAGCCTCAAAGGCAAAGTTGTTGTCCTCACAG GCGGCTCTTCAGGTATTGGCCTGGCTACAGTCAAACTGTTGCTCTCACTGGGAGCATCAGTGGTCAGCGGCGATATCAATCCGCCAGCGGCCTCTGAGTCGACAGAAACGCCTGCCTTTCTATTTGTGAAGACGAATGTGGCCAGTTGGGATGATCTGACTGCACTATTCAAGAAAACGAAGCAGCATTTTGGTCGCATCGATTGCGTCTTCGCCAATGCCGGTATCGGTCCCCGTGCCAACTACTTGGCCCTTGAGACAGATGACCAGGGTAATCTAAAGGAACCATCACACGAACTCATGGAAGTTGGTTTGAGAGGCCTTATCAACACAACTTCTCTAGCTGTTCACTACATCAAGGACCAACCTGAAGGGGGTAGCATTGTTCTTATGGGATCTAGCACCGGGTTACAGCCCCTTCGAGCTGTCGATTACT CCGCGGCCAAACATGGCGTCCTCGGTTTCGGCAGAGGTTTTGCACGGATCGCAGATGTTGCCGGGCTTCCCATTCGCATCAATACTCTGATGCCATCATGGACAACGAGCAACGTCCTCCCAGATTTGGAGGGCCTCATGAGAGGGATCTCACATGTGCCGCAACCCGCTTTGGTGGTTGCACGCGCTGCTGCCTATCTAATGGCCGATGCCTCCAGGCAGGGCGATGTGATATATGTCGCTGATGGGAAGTACaaggaaatcgaaaagaCCGTGCTCTTTCCTGCGTACGAAACCATTAAAGGAGAGGGAAACCCCACCGATGACGAAGTTCTAAAGCGTCTTCTAGAATTGCCTGCCAACTAA
- a CDS encoding uncharacterized protein (EggNog:ENOG41~MEROPS:MER0000432~SECRETED:SignalP(1-15)) has translation MLLKFLLVCAAVCDASHNFSIPNVAASFYSTPTPFKINVDPKFIEDTRRRVEITRAPITIGDVDDGPTLDNFTVIRDYWVHEYNWEKTQGSINQRLKQFTTIVEVADDNTTIPVPLHYVHHLSPRDDAIPLLFIHGWPGSFLEVMNIIDQLTSPPNASLPAFHVVAPSIPGFGFSPAPQHAGFGPVKSAQAFNALMQQLGYPKYVMQGGDFGGMILRYQANMFPKNVVTALSNFWVLMPSEYDLHNLMVGLSSDEETFYITRSEGFVNNDNGFRMIQQTKPLTAAYALTDSPLGNALWVYSIMEIIVDPTDFAWTPDEIITWSLMYYIQGPYGGMRMYKEMLNDGAFSSVAFADLPIVSQPVAISQFPYDLAYGLPIDWARRGGNVVKCFVHDHGGHFASYEVPDLLLNDIWSWFGDKENSGTGIFD, from the exons ATGCTATTGAAGTTTCTTCTAGTTTGCGCGGCTGTTTGCGATGCGTCTCACAATTTCTCTATACCAAATGTTGCAGCTTCTTTCTACAGCACACCCACACCATTCAAGATCAATGTAGATCCCAAATTCATTGAAGACACACGACGTCGGGTTGAAATAACAAGAGCTCCTATTACTATTGGCGATGTAGATGACGGTCCGACACTCGACAATTTCACCGTCATTCGAGATTACTGGGTTCATGAATACAACTGGGAAAAAACTCAAGGATCTATAAACCAGAG GCTTAAGCAGTTTACAACTATTGTAGAAGTTGCAGATGATAACACCACAATTCCAGTGCCATTGCACTATGTTCACCATCTTTCGCCCAGAGATGATGcaattcctcttctcttcattcaCGGGTGGCCAGGTTCTTTTCTTGAGGTCATGAATATCATTGATCAGCTGACGAGTCCTCCAAACGCATCTCTACCTGCATTTCACGTTGTTGCTCCATCAATTCCAGGATTTGGCTTTTCGCCTGCTCCTCAACATGCCGGTTTTGGTCCGGTGAAATCTGCACAAGCTTTCAATGCTCTAATGCAGCAACTTGGGTATCCCAAGTACGTTATGCAAGGTGGAGATTTTGGAGGCATGATTCTCCGCTACCAAGCGAACATGTTTCCGAAGAATGTTGTCACTGCGCTCAGCAATTTCTGGGTTCTCATGCCTTCAGAATATGACCTTCATAATCTCATGGTAGGATTATCAAGCGATGAGGAGACATTCTACATCACCAGATCAGAGGGATTTGTCAATAATGATAACGGATTCCGGATGATCCAGCAAACAAAGCCTCTTACCGCGGCCTACGCTCTCACTGATTCTCCATTGGGGAATGCTCTATGGGTATATTCCATTATGGAAATAATTGTTGACCCCACAGATTTTGCTTGGACGCCTGATGAAATCATCACTTGGTCACTGATGTATTATATACAGGGCCCTTATGGTGGCATGCGTATGTATAAAGAGATGTTAAATGATGGGGCATTCTCTAGCGTTGCTTTTGCAGATCTTCCAATAGTGTCGCAACCTGTGGCAATTAGCCAATTTCCTTACGATCTTGCATACGGTCTACCAATCGATTGGGCAAGGCGAGGCGGAAACGTTGTGAAATGCTTTGTTCATGACCATGGCGGCCATTTTGCTTCATATGAGGTTCCTGATCTTTTGCTTAACGATATCTGGAGCTGGTTCGGAGATAAAGAAAATTCAGGAACGGGCATCTTTGATTAA
- a CDS encoding uncharacterized protein (EggNog:ENOG41~SECRETED:SignalP(1-19)), translating to MSVFRQAAAFMTLGSLVQAFSLQTTYDSSNFLDKFYFRDAAYYYPTYPGDPTDGSVNYLSKTDALASGIVNTDNNQVYLGVDYTNKAQLLGNSTTVHGRDSVRLESVDTWSTGIMIADIVHMPGTACGVWPAFWAYNFNENPVGEIDIIENINMQTQNIVSLHTCGQCTFTNIGGTDERANCNNGGTISQACEDGQNFDGCGNTMSKGSYGSTFNAAGGGIYATWLEHDALKLYWWKRSDIPADIASGNPDPTKWGTPASQFLSGSNCNVGKYFKELTIIINTDFCGNGIDQGTWESGCAASTGVKTCDQYITNNPKRLKILTGCLTLSRFIIKELE from the exons ATGTCTGTGTTTCGACAAGCAGCTGCATTCATGACGTTAGGATCTCTGGTCCAAGCGTTCTCGTTGCAAACCACATATGACTCAAGCAACTTTCTagataaattttattttcgaGAT GCTGCTTATTATTACCCAACTTATCCAGGCGACCCAACTGACGGATCGGTCAATTATCTGAGCAAGACTGATGCATTAGCCTCTGGAATCGTGAACACCGATAATAATCAAGTCTATCTTGGTGTAGATTATACCAACAAGGCCCAGCTTCTTGGCAATAGCACAACCGTCCATGGCCGAGATAGTGTACGTTTGGAGTCTGTGGATACCTGGAGCACAGGCATTATGATCGCAGATATTGTCCACATGCCAGGCACTGCATGTGGTGTCTGGCCGGCATT TTGGGCATACAACTTCAACGAAAATCCTGTCGGTGAGATTGACATCATTGAGAATATAAACATGCAGACTCAAAATATTGTTTCTCTACACACCTGCGGTCAGTGTACTTTCACCAACATTGGTGGCACAGATGAAAGAGCAAATTGCAATAACGGGGGCACGATATCCCAAGCTTGCGAGGATGGACAAAACTT tgATGGATGTGGTAATACGATGAGCAAAGGCTCCTACGGAAGCACGTTTAATGCGGCCGGAGGCGGCATTTATGCTACATGGCTGGAGCATGACGCTCTCAAATTGTACTGGTGGAAGAGAAGTGATATACCAGCGGACATTGCCAGTGGTAACCCTGATCCTACTAAATGGGGCACCCCGGCTTCACAGTTTCTTAGCGGTAGCAATTGTAATGTTGGGAAGTATTTCAAAGAATTAACAATT ATCATCAATACAGACTTCTGCGGCAACGGTATAGACCAGGGCACCTGGGAATCTGGTTGTGCAGCTTCTACAGGAGTAAAAACGTGCGAtcaatatattactaataacCCCAAGCGTTTAAAAATTCTTACTGGTTGTTTAACTCTATcaagatttataattaaggaaTTGGAATAA
- a CDS encoding uncharacterized protein (EggNog:ENOG41), translating into MNIGFLGLGVMGTPMALNLCRKFPTTVWNRTVSKCAVLAQAGATLGHTPANVVEQSDIIFMMMFNGPALRSVIDDDFKRALRGKTLVNTSSVSAEFSHSLAEEIREAGGKFIEMPVSGSKVPAEQGTLVGMMAGDQIECERIRPFVEPITSAAIYCGPIGSGLKTKYAVNIFLITVTAGLAESMNLARAQGLDLQAFSSVLDAGPMASAYSKIKLAKMARQDWSAQAAVKDCYNLTELIQDAAKAAEAKTPLMEVCNSLYRQAMESGFQDEDMMAVYKVFSGNKNSDL; encoded by the coding sequence ATGAATATTGGATTTCTGGGACTGGGCGTGATGGGTACCCCCATGGCGCTCAATCTATGCCGCAAATTTCCTACGACGGTTTGGAACAGAACGGTCTCCAAATGCGCGGTATTAGCACAAGCAGGTGCTACGCTAGGTCACACTCCAGCCAACGTGGTCGAGCAATCCGATATTATTTTCATGATGATGTTTAACGGGCCTGCCCTACGATCCGTAATCGACGATGACTTCAAAAGGGCGCTTAGGGGAAAGACACTCGTCAACACCAGCTCAGTGTCCGCGGAATTCAGCCACAGCCTAGCAGAAGAGATCCGCGAAGCAGGAGGGAAATTTATCGAGATGCCTGTCAGCGGAAGCAAAGTTCCTGCTGAACAAGGCACCTTGGTGGGAATGATGGCGGGCGACCAGATCGAGTGCGAGCGCATCCGGCCTTTCGTGGAGCCGATAACCAGCGCAGCTATCTATTGTGGGCCTATCGGCTCAGGTTTGAAGACCAAGTACGCGGTCAACATCTTTCTCATCACCGTTACGGCTGGCCTTGCAGAGTCAATGAATCTAGCCAGGGCACAGGGCCTTGATCTTCAAGCGTTTAGCAGTGTGCTGGATGCGGGCCCTATGGCTTCCGCCTATTCCAAGATAAAGCTGGCCAAAATGGCCAGGCAAGACTGGTCCGCCCAGGCGGCTGTGAAGGATTGCTACAACCTCACTGAACTTATCCAAGATGCAGCAAAGGCTGCGGAGGCAAAAACCCCTCTTATGGAAGTGTGCAACTCTCTATATCGACAGGCAATGGAGTCTGGGTTCCAAGATGAGGATATGATGGctgtttataaagtattttcaGGCAATAAGAACAGCGATTTGTAA
- a CDS encoding uncharacterized protein (TransMembrane:3 (o12-31i43-61o786-804i)), translating into MLLPSPARTCELLFGCSPWPLGISLVVLVLGKRNRFSMKPASTSALLGALVAVTVEAAPTVDELYPYTGPKVPVGDWVDPTVKGNGKGFVRLVEPPAVKPASSNPTNNINVISISYVPSGINIHYQTPYGLGESPSVVWGSSASELSKTATGKTVTYGRTPSCSTAVTTQCSEFFHDVQITNLKPGTTYYYQIPAANGTTASDVLSFKTANEAGDSSAFTIAVINDMGYTNAAGTYKYLNEAIDGGAAFIWHGGDISYADDWYSGLLPCQSDWPVCYNGTSTQLPGGTVPKEYDTPLPSGEVPNQGGPQGGDMSVLYESNWDLWQQWMNPITLKAPHMVLPGNHEASCAEFDGPGNVLTAYLNEDKANGTAAKSSLTYYSCPPSQRNFTAFQNRFRMPGDETGGVGNFWYSFDYGLAHFVSLDGETDYPNSPEWPFAKDVKGNQTHPFANQTYVTDSGPFGSVDGSYKDKTAYAQYQWLKKDLESVDRCKTPWVIAMSHRPFYSSQVSSYQAAIRAAFEDLMLENGVDLYLSGHIHWYERLLPLRSNGTIDEVSVINNNTYWTNPGVSMAHIINGAAGNIESHSTLGSDPLLNITTYLDQTNYGFGGLTVHNATTLSWSYIHGSDGTEGDKLTLLKRSASAGTCSSTSSSSAVVSSVLSTATSTSASIAVSVSVPSEATTVTEVVTSYTTYCPGSTVFTAGSSTYTVTEATTLTITDCPCTLTHTVSNGATITSESLLVTVTTAAESAAGSSVNTNWNTTVPTGGASPATTTGGILAPTVPVSSSGYRVIALPSLSSVLLVLLLSW; encoded by the exons atgctgctgccgtcgccTGCTAGAACCTGTGAGCTGCTATTTGGCTGTTCCCCTTGGCCTCTCGGTATCTCATTGGTCGTCTTGGTGTTGGGTAAAAGAAATCGATTCAGTATGAAGCCCGCCTCTACCTCTGCTCTTCTGGGAGCGCTTGTCGCTGTAACGGTCGAGGCTGCGCCAACTGTTGATGAGCTCTACCCGTACACAGGCCCAAAAGTCCCGGTTGGCGACTGGGTTGACCCGACTGTCAAAGGCAACGGCAAGGGATTTGTACGACTGGTAGAACCACCAGCCGTGAAGCCTGCGTCTTCAAACCCGACCAACAATATTAATGTCATTTCAATCTCATATGTACCAAGCGGCATTAATATTCATTACCAGACTCCTTATGGCCTTGGAGAGTCTCCCTCCGTCGTTTGGGGATCTAGTGCATCTGAGCTAAGTAAAACCGCTACTGGTAAAACTGTGAC GTATGGCCGCACGCCTTCTTGTTCGACTGCTGTAACGACTCAGTGCAGCGAATTCTTCCATGATGTGCAGATTACCAACCTAAAACCCGGGACAACCTACTATTACCAGATCCCAGCGGCTAACGGTACCACTGCATCTGACGTTCTCTCATTCAAGACTGCAAATGAGGCAGGAGATTCTTCAGCGTTTACTATTGCAGTCATCAATGACATGGGCTATACCAATGCTGCCGGAACGTACAAGTACCTCAACGAAGCTATTGATGGCGGTGCTGCCTTTATTTGGCATGGAGGCGACATCAGCTACGCGGATGACTGGTATTCAGGCCTGCTCCCATGCCAAAGTGATTGGCCAGTGTGCTATAATGGCACATCCACTCAGCTACCCGGTGGTACTGTACCAAAAGAATATGATACTCCTCTTCCAAGCGGCGAGGTTCCCAACCAGGGTGGTCCGCAAGGTGGTGACATGAGCGTATTATATGAGTCAAACTGGGATTTGTGGCAACAATGGATGAACCCTATCACCCTTAAAGCACCTCACATGGTGCTTCCGGGAAATCATGAGGCCAGCTGCGCGGAATTCGATGGCCCCGGAAATGTCCTGACAGCTTATTTAAACGAAGACAAGGCCAATGGAACGGCTGCGAAGTCTTCGCTCACTTATTATAGCTGCCCTCCTTCACAGAG AAATTTCACCGCTTTCCAAAACAGATTTCGCATGCCTGGAGATGAGACGGGAGGAGTTGGAAACTTTTGGTATTCTTTTGACTATGGCTTGGCCCACTTCGTTTCCCTTGACGGAGAAACCGACTATCCCAATAGCCCCGAATGGCCATTCGCCAAAGATGTGAAAGGAAATCAGACTCATCCTTTTGCTAACCAGACCTATGTTACTGACAGTGGTCCATTTGGCAGCGTTGATGGTAGCTACAAGGATAAAACAGCGTATGCGCAATACCAATGGCTGAAGAAAGACCTGGAGAGCGTAGACCGCTGCAAAACGCCATGGGTCATTGCGATGAGCCACCGCCCATTCTATAGCTCTCAAGTTTCATCTTATCAGGCAGCCATCCGCGCAGCTTTTGAGGACTTGATGCTTGAAAATGGTGTTGATCTTTACCTTTCGGG GCACATCCACTGGTATGAACGCCTGCTTCCCCTTAGAAGCAATGGCACTATCGACGAAGTCTCTGTTATAAACAATAATACCTACTGGACAAATCCCGGTGTTTCAATGGCTCATATTATCAACGGAGCTGCGGGAAATATCGAGAGCCACAGCACTCTGGGCTCGGACCCGTTATTGAATATCACTACTTACCTTGACCAAACCAACTATGGATTCGGCGGATTGACTGTTCATAATGCTACAACCCTTTCATGGAGCTACATCCATGGCTCTGACGGCACGGAGGGTgataagcttactttattGAAGAGAAGTGCTTCTGCTGGGACTTGTAGTTCTACGAGCAGCTCCTCTGCAGTTGTTTCGTCAGTTTTGAGCACAGCAACGTCTACCTCGGCGTCTATCGCAGTATCTGTGTCTGTGCCTTCAGAGGCAACCACCGTAACGGAGGTTGTTACGAGCTACACAACATACTGCCCAGGTAGCACGGTTTTCACAGCTGGATCCAGTACTTATACGGTCACAGAG GCTACGACCCTCACTATCACTGATTGTCCTTGCACATTAACTCACACAGTCTCAAATGGGGCCACAAT CACTTCTGAAAGCCTTCTGGTCACTGTTACGACTGCTGCTGAATCTGCAGCTGGCTCTTCTGTGAACACGAACTGGAATACCACCGTGCCTACTGGAGGAGCATCGCCAGCAACCACAACTGGAGGCATACTCGCTCCCACGGTGCCAGTTAGCAGCAGTGGATACCGTGTAATAGCTTTGCCAAGCCTTAGTAGTGTTTTGCTAGTCTTATTATTGTCGTGGTAG
- a CDS encoding uncharacterized protein (TransMembrane:12 (i166-186o206-225i237-255o261-283i295-317o329-354i402-429o449-470i491-512o518-547i554-575o587-608i)), translating into MAALIRDSAFGVLVRWITKRKLLKYPDEKAEFHYRELYMNDGRRESTPPPSSRTVNHSQEDLRNNEQSPPVVAASEETRSLSTEEESMLDLDSEALSKIVSRPRMSHVESYATLEKAYTDAALQANARAQHSTIQPRKLENGTILVDWYATDDDENPQNWSSRKKLFVMLQIYLYTLSVYIGSAIITPSQPFIEHQFGVTPEVASMGLSLYVLGYGIGPLILSPLSEIPVIGRNPPYIISFGIFVAISAGTAVVNNFPALIVLRFLQGFFGSPCLATGGASLGDIYNLIKLPYALTGWAAFATAGPALGPIISGFSVPATNWHWSLWEILWLASPVFVLMFFCLPETSTATILLRRARRLRRLVKSNNLHSESETEQAALTVSEIIVQSLWRPLQINLFDPSVLFTSLYIGLMYGIFYSFFEVFPFVYATGLPGLASPTNGYGMNAGQVGLIFLSVSVGVSIAIFCYVGYLWFVFEPEVKTQGLGEPERRLVCGLPASFLVPMGLFMFGWTGNSSPEIPWIVPTIGITIVVIGIFIIFQVVFIYIALAYPRYSASLFAANDFVRSSVACGAIHFSRPLFINLGVGKGVSLLAGLSCAGVIGIFVLYFYGGALRRRSRFAAK; encoded by the coding sequence ATGGCTGCTCTGATTCGCGATTCGGCCTTTGGTGTATTAGTACGATGGATAACGAAGCGCAAGCTTCTAAAATATCCTGATGAAAAGGCAGAATTTCATTATCGAGAGCTGTATATGAATGACGGCCGCAGAGAATCAACACCGCCTCCAAGTTCAAGGACCGTCAATCATTCCCAAGAGGATCTCAGAAATAATGAGCAAAGTCCCCCGGTCGTGGCGGCATCTGAAGAAACAAGGTCACTTtcgacagaagaagaaagcatgCTTGATCTTGACAGCGAGGCGCTATCCAAAATTGTTTCTCGGCCTCGGATGTCGCATGTTGAATCGTACGCCACCCTAGAAAAAGCATATACGGATGCAGCATTGCAAGCAAACGCGAGAGCGCAACATTCCACGATCCAGCCTAGGAAACTAGAGAATGGAACTATTCTGGTTGACTGGTACGCaactgatgatgatgaaaatcCACAAAATTGGTCGTCCCGGAAGAAACTCTTTGTTATGCTCCAAATTTATCTCTATACACTCTCTGTGTATATTGGGTCCGCTATCATAACACCGTCTCAGCCATTTATTGAACATCAATTCGGGGTCACGCCAGAGGTTGCATCAATGGGCCTTTCTCTCTATGTTCTTGGGTATGGCATCGGGCCACTAAtcctttcccctctctctgaGATTCCAGTCATTGGCCGTAATCCACCATATATAATCAGTTTTGGCATCTTTGTTGCAATCTCAGCTGGTACCGCTGTCGTCAATAACTTCCCGGCATTGATTGTTTTGCGTTTTCTACAGGGATTCTTTGGCTCTCCATGTTTAGCGACTGGGGGCGCAAGCCTTGGTGATATCTATAACCTCATCAAGCTGCCATATGCACTGACTGGCTGGGCTGCATTCGCGACTGCTGGCCCAGCACTCGGTCCTATCATCTCAGGCTTCTCAGTCCCGGCTACAAATTGGCACTGGTCATTGTGGGAGATTCTCTGGCTTGCCAGCCCTGTCTTTGTACTCATGTTCTTTTGTCTGCCAGAGACATCTACGGCAACGATTCTACTCCGGCGTGCTAGGCGTCTCCGTAGATTGGTCAAAAGTAACAACTTACATTCCGAATCAGAAACCGAACAAGCTGCTCTCACTGTCAGCGAAATCATCGTGCAGAGCCTGTGGAGGCCCCTTCAAATTAATCTGTTCGACCCGTCGGTTCTCTTCACCAGCTTATACATTGGCCTTATGTACGGAATTTTTTACTCCTTTTTTGAAGTGTTTCCGTTCGTCTATGCTACGGGCCTCCCTGGTCTCGCGTCTCCGACTAATGGTTATGGAATGAATGCTGGTCAGGTCGGTCTTATTTTCCTCTCTGTTAGTGTTGGTGTTTCCATTGCAATATTTTGCTATGTCGGGTATCTATGGTTCGTCTTTGAACCCGAAGTTAAAACACAGGGGTTGGGTGAGCCAGAGCGTCGTCTTGTCTGCGGTCTTCCTGCTAGCTTTCTTGTCCCCATGGGCCTATTTATGTTTGGCTGGACAGGAAACTCCAGCCCAGAAATACCGTGGATCGTTCCGACTATCGGTATAACAATCGTTGTCATTGGCATATTTATCATCTTTCAGGTCGTCTTCATTTATATTGCGCTTGCTTATCCCAGGTATAGCGCCAGTTTATTTGCAGCAAATGACTTTGTGCGGAGCAGCGTCGCTTGTGGCGCAATTCATTTTTCGCGGccactatttataaatctggGTGTCGGGAAAGGGGTCAGCTTGTTAGCTGGATTGAGCTGTGCGGGTGTGATCGGGATATTCGTGCTCTATTTCTACGGAGGAGCTTTGAGACGAAGAAGCAGATTTGCTGCAAAATAA
- a CDS encoding uncharacterized protein (EggNog:ENOG41~TransMembrane:7 (o12-32i44-68o88-110i122-149o169-192i204-222o242-261i)) — protein sequence MVQPAGDGVQLLYASIVLLVLTWLTFILRISVRFWRNASGWDDILMFIGLLLFTVTASLCIVCCYLGSGQLAVNLSASDRMHGTKNFFIAEYFYSSSTVFIKSSIAITLYRIADARRRYKWTIWAVIIATAVSAIVFIVGISNICHPITTLWGETTTGSCNLELNSDVSFFFSAIEIITDWTLAVLPAALLWNIQMKSRVKFSVAIILGMGAFASCATIVRLRYLTLYSNPTEFMFGTGKIGLWSIIEEGIGIIAGSLHALRPLLSLPIFGGTSSGGTSGSSSANKFMSSRSGHQDRRADINMDTFQQLGDTDGDGESSKHILKETKVTMTRSNRAISPGAYDRSQVLGWKQSNYES from the exons ATGGTCCAGCCGGCGGGGGACGGCGTCCAGCTTCTCTATGCTTCGATAGTGCTGCTTGTCCTAACTTGGCTCACCTTCATCCTCAGGATATCAGTGCGGTTTTGGAGAAATGCCTCGGGCTGGGACGATATATTAATGTTTATAGGCCTC CTTCTCTTCACAGTGACAGCTTCCCTATGCATTGTCTGCTGCTATCTCGGATCTGGTCAGCTTGCTGTCAATCTGTCTGCGAGTGATAGAATGCACGGGACCAAG AACTTTTTCATCGCCGAGTACTTCTACTCCTCTAGCACTGTCTTCATCAAGAGCAGCATCGCCATAACTCTTTACCGGATTGCCGATGCCCGCCGTCGTTATAAGTGGACTATTTGGGCCGTCATAATCGCCACGGCTGTTTccgccatcgtcttcataGTCGGCATTTCCAATATTTGCCATCCCATCACTACTCTATGGGGCGAAACTACTACCGGTTCATGTAATCTCGAGTTGAATAGCGATGttagcttcttcttttctgctaTCGAGATTATAACAGATTGGACTTTGGCAGTTTTGCCTGCGGCCTTGTTGTGGAATATTCAGATGAAGAGCAGGGTCAAGTTCTCAGTGGCTATAATTCTTGGCATGGGTGCTTT TGCAAGCTGCGCGACAATCGTCCGACTTCGCTATCTAACTCTCTACAGCAACCCCACAGAATTCATGTTCGGCACCGGCAAGATCGGCCTTTGGTCCATTATCGAAGAGGGCATTGGCATCATCGCAGGCTCGCTGCATGCTCTtcgccctctcctctctctccccatctTCGGCGGCACTTCCAGTGGTGGCACTTCGGGTTCCTCTTCGGCCAATAAATTCATGTCTTCAAGGAGTGGACATCAAGATAGGCGTGCGGATATCAACATGGATACGTTTCAGCAGCTGGGAGATacagatggagatggggaaAGCTCTAAACACATTTTAAAGGAGACGAAAGTTACAATGACAAGAAGCAATCGAGCGATTTCGCCAGGAGCGTATGATCGAAGCCAAGTCCTGGGGTGGAAGCAGAGCAATTATGAGAGTTGA
- a CDS encoding uncharacterized protein (EggNog:ENOG41), with protein MAETMKAIVIPRFGGPEVLEIQIVPKPEPIAGEVLVKVFAFGVNHAEMHMRKGEWDEWNPITGLECVGVVEACPGGEIDIGTKVIGVMGGMGRNRPGGYGSFVNVPISNVVPIKTNLPWEQLAAVPEVYSTAYSCLFTVLDLKAGETLLIRGSTSTLGQAALHLAVDAGARVTATTRRKERFDEIKARGAVDAKLEHKDLQSEFPSGFKFDKVLNLIGNSVLVESIGLTRPGGRMLQAGWLGGLAPVVDFNPMVEMESGVHFSLFHSKVLGTPEFPMSNIPIQDIVSKIERGAWDAKPAFVFEYNEIQKAHEMLDSHNAGGKIVVKH; from the coding sequence ATGGCGGAGACTATGAAGGCCATTGTGATACCGAGATTCGGCGGACCCGAGGTTCTTGAGATCCAAATAGTGCCTAAGCCAGAACCTATCGCCGGTGAAGTGCTGGTTAAAGTCTTTGCTTTCGGTGTAAACCACGCAGAGATGCACATGCGAAAGGGTGAATGGGACGAATGGAATCCCATCACTGGCTTAGAGTGCGTCGGGGTTGTCGAAGCTTGCCCAGGCGGCGAGATAGATATCGGCACCAAAGTAATTGGTGTTATGGGAGGAATGGGCAGGAATCGCCCTGGAGGATATGGATCATTTGTTAATGTTCCAATTTCTAATGTGGTGCCAATCAAAACAAACCTTCCTTGGGAGCAGTTAGCAGCTGTCCCGGAAGTCTATTCGACGGCATACTCTTGTTTATTCACGGTTCTCGATCTAAAGGCTGGTGAAACCCTACTTATCCGTGGATCTACCTCAACACTCGGCCAAGCAGCGCTTCACTTAGCTGTTGATGCGGGAGCTCGGGTCACAGCTACAACACGGCGGAAAGAAAGATTTGACGAGATCAAGGCGAGGGGGGCTGTGGACGCGAAGCTTGAGCACAAGGACCTCCAGTCAGAGTTTCCTAGCGGATTTAAGTTTGATAAAGTATTGAACTTGATCGGCAACAGTGTATTGGTGGAGTCTATCGGTCTGACTCGGCCTGGTGGACGGATGTTGCAGGCTGGATGGCTGGGCGGGCTGGCACCCGTGGTCGATTTCAACCCCATGGTTGAGATGGAGTCTGGAGTGCACTTCAGCTTATTCCACAGCAAAGTGCTGGGTACACCCGAATTCCCTATGTCTAATATTCCCATTCAAGACATAGTTAGCAAGATTGAGAGAGGAGCATGGGACGCTAAGCCAGCGTTTGTTTTCGAATATAACGAGATTCAAAAGGCTCATGAAATGCTGGATTCGCATAATGCGGGAGGGAAAATCGTTGTAAAGCACTGA